The Tripterygium wilfordii isolate XIE 37 chromosome 21, ASM1340144v1, whole genome shotgun sequence genome segment TCGTCCAGACACAACCCAATTTAATTGCCGAACTGACCGAGCCAATCTAATTTCTTCTGCTCCATGGTTGGTATCAAAACTAGCTTGCGAAGTCAAATTTTTATGGTACTTTATCAGAACTAGATTGTCCAAAATGCATCCTATTCAGTTGATGAATACCTTTGTTCATTCAAATAATAGACAATTAGGATTGTTTTAGAATCAGCTCAAGTCTACTTGACTCAATTTCTTTCAAATAAGTTGTTCTAAAACGACTTCTGGGTGCACACTTGTTTCCATCCAAGATGCTGAAACACTTGTTTTCTGAGATTCTTTATTTTCCTCAAGTGGCACTTCATTGTGATCTTTTTTGATTAGTACCTCAATAACCCAGAATTGGTTGAACATGTTCAGATTTCATCTGGTGTCCCTGATGCTTGAATTGGTTGTTCTCAGGGTAAAGATCCCTTACCCTCTTCAATGGGGTGCTCCTACCTTTGATGCGGGCCATGCTTTTGGGATGATGGCTGCTGTTCTAGTCTCATTGATTGAGGTAAACTCGTGCAATCTATGTAGCTGCCAAAGAGCTAGTATCGTTGACGGTTGACACAATTAACATTTTTTACTCTCTGCAGTCAACTGGAGCATACAAGGCCGCGTCACGCCTTGCAAGTGCAACACCTCCTCCTGCTCATGTCCTTAGCCGGGGTATTGGATGGCAGGGAATAGGTATCCTACTCGATGGACTGTTTGGAACATTGACCGGCTCAACAGTCTCAGTGTATGTAATGCTGTCTTTAGCCGTTCAAGTCTTGTTTTTGTGCCCTAGACAGCTAGACTAAATATCTTGATGaacaaaacagagagaatgTGGGGCTCCTTGGAAGCACTTGTGTTGGAAGCCGCAGGGTTATTCAAATATCAGCTGGCTTTATGATATTCTTCTCCATATTAGGTTAGTAATTATTTTCTCATCCTTCACCATGTGAACTTTGAGTATCTTGAACCTCTAAATTAGTTCATCTGGTTTTGGCAGGAAAGTTTGGAGCTTTGTTTGCATCAATTCCTTTCACCATATTTGCAGCCGTATATTGTGTTCTGTTTGGTCTAGTTGGTGAGTACTAATCTTATTACAGTCTCTTTGTGTGTATCGTATTCCACCTTCCATTTCCTTTCACGCGACTGATTGTCATCCACTGCTGTTCTCAGCTTCAGTTGGGTTGTCATTTTTGCAATTCACAAACATGAACTCAATGAGGAACCTCTTCATCACAGGCGTTGCCTTCTTTCTAGGTTTTTCAGTTCCTGAGTACTTCAGGGAATACACTGCCAGGGCCACACATAGCCCTGCTCATACCAGAGCTGGATgggtatggcttctttacctcttATGACACACAAAATGCCTTAGATTCCAGCTTGTGCCAATATTTCCTGTAGTTTTTGAATCTATGAACCCTAGTTGACCACTCACTTTCATGTCTGTTCTTTCTATGTGCAGTTCAACGATTTCCTTAATacaatcttcttctcctccccAACCGTGGCACTGATAGTTGCCGTTTTCCTGGACAATACACTTGACTACAAGGACAGTGCAAGAGACAGAGGAATGCCGTGGTGGGCTAAATTTCGAACATTTAAAGGAGACAGCAGGAATGAGGAGTTCTACAGTCTCCCTTTCAACCTAAATCGTTTCTTCCCTCCATCTTAAAAAAGCAGCTCCCCCCACCAAAGGAAGATGTTAGAGGAAAAACATCATTTCCAGAGGATTTAAATGGTCGCATATCAAGTGGAAGACGAGTGACAGTGAGATTGCTTGGAGAGAAATGACACCTCTGCTTTCTCCTCCCTctctttaaaaaatttattgattcCTTCCTAATAGCTAGTTTCTTCTCTATGGTCTAAATGCAAGAAGTGGCAGTTTTTTTTCCTATGGGAAGGAATATAGGTAACAGACAAACTCAAAgaccaaaaatgaaaatttattcaCTATCAGTAATAATTTACAACCATTTAAAGATTATTGAAATAACGACACAAAGAATTGAAGCAATAGAAAATTAACAGCGAAGAACAAACTTAAAAAATCACATGGTCGATCATGTACATACCAGGGCTTGAATGCAGAACAATCCCCAGCATAGCTGGTCTCGGGTTCGTGAAATGCAAAGTTGCTTTTGCTTGTGTTGTGATATGATTAGTATCAGTGGCCAAAGTGAAATTAAAACTTCCGAAGTTGTCAGCATGAATGATATTAAGATTTGCACATGCATTCTGGGCATCTTGGCAGTCGATAAATACTTCGGCCAAAACCTCTCACACGCACCCTTTGACCCTCCTCAATCATCTTCCTCACTCTGCCTTCAAAGCTTTCCCATCCTATGGTGCTACTCTCCGACAAAATTGCAGCTAGCCTCTTTTTGTTGGGCCGCAATACAGGTGCATGGCCATCACCATAGTAAGTTCGGAATCCTGAAACCAGCGATGCTAGTTGGCTACCAGAGTCGGTCATCGCAAACACATCAGCAGATGCGCAAGCAATGAAGTCCAATGCTGCTAGCTGCAACGAAAAAATATCTTTTGACATAAATTCAAGCtccaattaattttttgatgACCTATGCAATATTTGTAAGCTAAGAGAATATATAACAGTCAATGCACAGCaaaaaaatctaagataaatttaaaaaaaaaaagtaaaaaagaaacttAAAAAATACCTGAGAAGAGAAGTTCTTAAAAGGTGCCAGTTCACTGGGTGTGAGGAGTGTTTCTTTTGTGACAACATTGGGATAGAGGCTGGTGAATGGATGCATCTTGGATTCTCCTCCATATATTTGAGACCCAGCCATATAAATATAAGTTCCACGTCGTAAACTGAGAccagcaagaacaagagcagctTCCTCTGGTGTTAGTGGACATCTTCCCAACTTTCTCAGCTTCACCGGTGAAATAGGCCTTCGAATATCAGTAATAAAAGGACACAGGTCAACAAACCAAATGTTAATTGAAAAGATTTCATAGAAGAGCGCAACATAAAGGACACAAAAACCCCTACTTGGAGATCTTCAAGCGTTCAAGGAGCAGAGGGAAATGGACTTCTCTATAGGCTTGAAGTTCCTTTCTCTCAGTTTCTCCACCCCCAAAATCACATAGGGAGTAGGCCACCATATCTACTTCAAATCTCATGTGTAAAGCAAGATACCGGGATGGGCCTACTGTGGCATTGTGATTTTTTAAGGGAATGTCTGGCATAAAGTTTCCAAGCAGTTGCTTGTCCACCAAACTCCTGGTGCCTTCATATTTCCTTATCCTTCCAATCAATAATGACCCAACTTGTTGAATTTTTGGTACAAACTTCAAAGCATGGAAGTTACACCTGCATCTTAGTTTctggaaaaaaattcaagatcGCATCAGCAAATGTCACAGGAAAGTTATGTTAGATATCAATTATCATACTCCCCTAATGAACTGTGATAAAGAATACTGAAAGATAATTTTAGTGAACTAGGTCACAGGCATGAGGCACCAAGAATTAATTGCTAATCACAAGTTCAATTACCATCAGTCAAAATTAACAACAATCTTACTTTTGTATCACAAATGTGGTTTCTGGAGACAATAAGCATATGTCATATTACTCCAAGTCACGTGATGGTTGAGTTCTGAGAGGTCTAATATCTATTCTGGAAAAGATAAAGCTCAAAGAAATGTCTATTACCTGAATATTTAAAGGCAATGGATCAAAGCCGAGTCGATTTCCAAATCCAAGGAAGTGAACTACTCCATTACGTAGTAAAAGTGGAAGTACTTTTCTAGAGTAATCAAAGGGCTTTGCCTCCTTCATTATATCTGCATCTGTAATCTGAAAAGGCCAGCGAAATGTATAAGATAATGTTCTGACATTAGTGGAATTTATTCAATGGAGAAGACAATGCGAAAGCACATACTAGGCTACCAATGGCTTCAATGTCTAATGATTTCAAATGTGATGGAAGTTCTTTTACAATGCTTACTTCATCCTTCAAGGTATTCATAAAGTAATCTTCTTGGTAAATATCACCAAACTGGCTGCACTTCCATCAAAGAATTCACAGCATAAATTTTATGCAGATAAATGTTTAATCGATGATACTAGGGTATGCAAAAGAAAAGTTGGAATTACAAACTTCACATGATATCAACTGATTATGGGGCAACAAAACATACTGGATAAGCAGAAAACATACCGCATAACCTCCATGGGCAATTAACTAGCAATGTCATAAGATCAAGATGCATCACTACATTGGAGTATTACATACGAAAATTACCAGTTATGTTTCCTATTAGGCCAGGGATGTAATAGACTAAGATAATATTAAATGTCACACAGTTTTCTAGCTGAAAACATAGTGATTATGTCTGGTTTACATATATAAGCATGAGCCCCTTGTAGGTTTCAGTAGCCTGGACCTCAATATAAAATGAAGTAAAATATTGGAGGAGACCAAGTTCAAAACGAACATGATAGTTCACTTACTCTTGTCCTTTCATGCATTTACACAACTACAGAACTACCATAATAGTGAATCCTCTTTCTGCTGAAAGATCAATACAAAAACATCATAGGGAACAACAGCATGAATAAATGAAGTGCAGCTAATGAAATAAACCCTACTCCAAACATACAGAAACTCGTAAGGCTGGTTTTGATAGTGCCGCACTAACACAGTTGCCAACAGAAATGAAATTGAGAactgaaaccaaaaaaaaaaaacagtaaaatGAAATATTACTGGATATGACCTCAGACCTAGGATCCTTCCATACATTACTGTAAAGAAATCTGGGAAGAACTAGAGTTGCGTTAAG includes the following:
- the LOC119989993 gene encoding nucleobase-ascorbate transporter 2, producing MTAKPEEISHPPMDQLQGLEYCIDSNPSWGEAIALGFQHYILALGTAVMIPSFLVPLMGGRDGDKVRVVQTLLFVEGINTLLQTLFGTRLPTVIGGSYAFMVPIISIIHDPSLTRIEDDHLRFLNTMRAVQGALIVASSIQIILGYSQMWAICSRFFSPLGMVPVVSLVGFGLFDRGFPVVGRCVEIGIPMFLLFIAFSQYLKHFHTRQLPILERFALLISITVIWAYAHLLTASGAYKHRPDTTQFNCRTDRANLISSAPWVKIPYPLQWGAPTFDAGHAFGMMAAVLVSLIESTGAYKAASRLASATPPPAHVLSRGIGWQGIGILLDGLFGTLTGSTVSVENVGLLGSTCVGSRRVIQISAGFMIFFSILGKFGALFASIPFTIFAAVYCVLFGLVASVGLSFLQFTNMNSMRNLFITGVAFFLGFSVPEYFREYTARATHSPAHTRAGWFNDFLNTIFFSSPTVALIVAVFLDNTLDYKDSARDRGMPWWAKFRTFKGDSRNEEFYSLPFNLNRFFPPS
- the LOC119989992 gene encoding O-fucosyltransferase 8 isoform X7; the protein is MLVSANGGLNQQRVAICNAVAVASLLNATLVLPRFLYSNVWKDPSQFGDIYQEDYFMNTLKDEVSIVKELPSHLKSLDIEAIGSLITDADIMKEAKPFDYSRKVLPLLLRNGVVHFLGFGNRLGFDPLPLNIQKLRCRCNFHALKFVPKIQQVGSLLIGRIRKYEGTRSLVDKQLLGNFMPDIPLKNHNATVGPSRYLALHMRFEVDMVAYSLCDFGGGETERKELQAYREVHFPLLLERLKISKPISPVKLRKLGRCPLTPEEAALVLAGLSLRRGTYIYMAGSQIYGGESKMHPFTSLYPNVVTKETLLTPSELAPFKNFSSQLAALDFIACASADVFAMTDSGSQLASLVSGFRTYYGDGHAPVLRPNKKRLAAILSESSTIGWESFEGRVRKMIEEGQRVRVRGFGRSIYRLPRCPECMCKS
- the LOC119989992 gene encoding O-fucosyltransferase 8 isoform X5 encodes the protein MYSRLLNLASASLAEKEFKQEKSVFWEESNRLASVWKPCAYTKGPTTNLENSGRSNGYMLVSANGGLNQQRVAICNAVAVASLLNATLVLPRFLYSNVWKDPSQFGDIYQEDYFMNTLKDEVSIVKELPSHLKSLDIEAIGSLITDADIMKEAKPFDYSRKVLPLLLRNGVVHFLGFGNRLGFDPLPLNIQKLRCRCNFHALKFVPKIQQVGSLLIGRIRKYEGTRSLVDKQLLGNFMPDIPLKNHNATVGPSRYLALHMRFEVDMVAYSLCDFGGGETERKELQAYREVHFPLLLERLKISKPISPVKLRKLGRCPLTPEEAALVLAGLSLRRGTYIYMAGSQIYGGESKMHPFTSLYPNVVTKETLLTPSELAPFKNFSSQLAALDFIACASADVFAMTDSGSQLASLVSGFRTYYGDGHAPVLRPNKKRLAAILSESSTIGWESFEGRVRKMIEEGQRVRVRGFGRSIYRLPRCPECMCKS
- the LOC119989992 gene encoding O-fucosyltransferase 8 isoform X6; its protein translation is MYSRLLNLASASLAEKEFKQEKSVFWEESNRLASVWKPCAYTKENSGRSNGYMLVSANGGLNQQRVAICNAVAVASLLNATLVLPRFLYSNVWKDPSQFGDIYQEDYFMNTLKDEVSIVKELPSHLKSLDIEAIGSLITDADIMKEAKPFDYSRKVLPLLLRNGVVHFLGFGNRLGFDPLPLNIQKLRCRCNFHALKFVPKIQQVGSLLIGRIRKYEGTRSLVDKQLLGNFMPDIPLKNHNATVGPSRYLALHMRFEVDMVAYSLCDFGGGETERKELQAYREVHFPLLLERLKISKPISPVKLRKLGRCPLTPEEAALVLAGLSLRRGTYIYMAGSQIYGGESKMHPFTSLYPNVVTKETLLTPSELAPFKNFSSQLAALDFIACASADVFAMTDSGSQLASLVSGFRTYYGDGHAPVLRPNKKRLAAILSESSTIGWESFEGRVRKMIEEGQRVRVRGFGRSIYRLPRCPECMCKS
- the LOC119989992 gene encoding O-fucosyltransferase 8 isoform X3, whose translation is MGKQGSRRSPRPESRIADLSVGMKDYKLRTSDNSVGGDPCIGRRNSGGDINWNSKVTLADTFKSDYGKPGPFKGVHVGKKHMWFQKHMRSIVFMFSFMGFLFLLDSFMVSIFASVNIHNSSNSNHSSVLKKESAAHINETEAPVQMYSRLLNLASASLAEKEFKQEKSVFWEESNRLASVWKPCAYTKENSGRSNGYMLVSANGGLNQQRVAICNAVAVASLLNATLVLPRFLYSNVWKDPSQFGDIYQEDYFMNTLKDEVSIVKELPSHLKSLDIEAIGSLITDADIMKEAKPFDYSRKVLPLLLRNGVVHFLGFGNRLGFDPLPLNIQKLRCRCNFHALKFVPKIQQVGSLLIGRIRKYEGTRSLVDKQLLGNFMPDIPLKNHNATVGPSRYLALHMRFEVDMVAYSLCDFGGGETERKELQAYREVHFPLLLERLKISKPISPVKLRKLGRCPLTPEEAALVLAGLSLRRGTYIYMAGSQIYGGESKMHPFTSLYPNVVTKETLLTPSELAPFKNFSSQLAALDFIACASADVFAMTDSGSQLASLVSGFRTYYGDGHAPVLRPNKKRLAAILSESSTIGWESFEGRVRKMIEEGQRVRVRGFGRSIYRLPRCPECMCKS
- the LOC119989992 gene encoding O-fucosyltransferase 8 isoform X1, producing the protein MGKQGSRRSPRPESRIADLSVGMKDYKLRTSDNSVGGDPCIGRRNSGGDINWNSKVTLADTFKSDYGKPGPFKGVHVGKKHMWFQKHMRSIVFMFSFMGFLFLLDSFMVSIFASVNIHNSSNSNHSSVLKKESAAHINETEAPVQMYSRLLNLASASLAEKEFKQEKSVFWEESNRLASVWKPCAYTKGPTTNLENSGRSNGYMLVSANGGLNQQRVAICNAVAVASLLNATLVLPRFLYSNVWKDPSQFGDIYQEDYFMNTLKDEVSIVKELPSHLKSLDIEAIGSLITDADIMKEAKPFDYSRKVLPLLLRNGVVHFLGFGNRLGFDPLPLNIQKLRCRCNFHALKFVPKIQQVGSLLIGRIRKYEGTRSLVDKQLLGNFMPDIPLKNHNATVGPSRYLALHMRFEVDMVAYSLCDFGGGETERKELQAYREVHFPLLLERLKISKPISPVKLRKLGRCPLTPEEAALVLAGLSLRRGTYIYMAGSQIYGGESKMHPFTSLYPNVVTKETLLTPSELAPFKNFSSQLAALDFIACASADVFAMTDSGSQLASLVSGFRTYYGDGHAPVLRPNKKRLAAILSESSTIGWESFEGRVRKMIEEGQRVRVRGFGRSIYRLPRCPECMCKS
- the LOC119989992 gene encoding O-fucosyltransferase 8 isoform X2 — translated: MGKQGSRRSPRPESRIADLSVGMKDYKLRTSDNSVGGDPCIGRRNSGGDINWNSKVTLADTFKSDYGKPGPFKGVHVGKKHMWFQKHMRSIVFMFSFMGFLFLLDSFMVSIFASVNIHNSSNSNHSSVLKKESAAHINETEAPVQMYSRLLNLASASLAESLSKRNQFSGKNQIAWHLYGNPVHIQKKILAEVMAICWLVQMAVSINNELLSYYLQICNAVAVASLLNATLVLPRFLYSNVWKDPSQFGDIYQEDYFMNTLKDEVSIVKELPSHLKSLDIEAIGSLITDADIMKEAKPFDYSRKVLPLLLRNGVVHFLGFGNRLGFDPLPLNIQKLRCRCNFHALKFVPKIQQVGSLLIGRIRKYEGTRSLVDKQLLGNFMPDIPLKNHNATVGPSRYLALHMRFEVDMVAYSLCDFGGGETERKELQAYREVHFPLLLERLKISKPISPVKLRKLGRCPLTPEEAALVLAGLSLRRGTYIYMAGSQIYGGESKMHPFTSLYPNVVTKETLLTPSELAPFKNFSSQLAALDFIACASADVFAMTDSGSQLASLVSGFRTYYGDGHAPVLRPNKKRLAAILSESSTIGWESFEGRVRKMIEEGQRVRVRGFGRSIYRLPRCPECMCKS
- the LOC119989992 gene encoding O-fucosyltransferase 8 isoform X4; protein product: MGKQGSRRSPRPESRIADLSVGMKDYKLRTSDNSVGGDPCIGRRNSGGDINWNSKVTLADTFKSDYGKPGPFKGVHVGKKHMWFQKHMRSIVFMFSFMGFLFLLDSFMVSIFASVNIHNSSNSNHSSVLKKESAAHINETEAPVQMYSRLLNLASASLAEKILAEVMAICWLVQMAVSINNELLSYYLQICNAVAVASLLNATLVLPRFLYSNVWKDPSQFGDIYQEDYFMNTLKDEVSIVKELPSHLKSLDIEAIGSLITDADIMKEAKPFDYSRKVLPLLLRNGVVHFLGFGNRLGFDPLPLNIQKLRCRCNFHALKFVPKIQQVGSLLIGRIRKYEGTRSLVDKQLLGNFMPDIPLKNHNATVGPSRYLALHMRFEVDMVAYSLCDFGGGETERKELQAYREVHFPLLLERLKISKPISPVKLRKLGRCPLTPEEAALVLAGLSLRRGTYIYMAGSQIYGGESKMHPFTSLYPNVVTKETLLTPSELAPFKNFSSQLAALDFIACASADVFAMTDSGSQLASLVSGFRTYYGDGHAPVLRPNKKRLAAILSESSTIGWESFEGRVRKMIEEGQRVRVRGFGRSIYRLPRCPECMCKS